One window from the genome of Cyprinus carpio isolate SPL01 chromosome B1, ASM1834038v1, whole genome shotgun sequence encodes:
- the usp53b gene encoding inactive ubiquitin carboxyl-terminal hydrolase 53 isoform X2 gives MLWLRPLKMSSASSWALWMMQQSVLQENILERIHLHLVSDSATEMCTSKSCITHQKFAMTLYEQFVCRSCGASSDPLPFTELVHYVSSTALCQQVERILEKTDRLRSDMFGELLQAANTIGDLRNCPSNCGQSIKIRRVLMNCPEIVTIGFVWDAEQSDLTEDVIRSLGPNLNLSGLFYKVTDENAKKRDLHLVGMICYSSRHYLAFAFHSKSSKWIFFDDATVKEIGSKWKDVASKCIRGHFQPLLLFYANPDGTAVSNEDAPRQTTMWSRYSSPLNGKGTDTQLSGSKKLDSVRDMSAGSQRTNQGSHKTMQSSANRFKVLPESPSRFRQSSRDFSHRGGGQRRESERSYRRSDSLQHKDMTYPLSSSSPENGPRFYSDQRQRTLPSRVSRPEHSSVHPRVSPHESTRSNQGLATGSTRHIDSSSLCHRGSTSLPERNKSKPSWRPVREVLNVDSVLSELERRQQQQQQQRGSPRCVRRFGHERGLMKEKQKGLMTIYEDDSRLETESQSSQESQRQMMVTRPKDGANVAQRSDNWMIQRTESGYESSDRLSSGSTNPDSPGVENFTGKELRLSQDAQHLRDQGDSKTEAVRSPLYHSKHLVKIQGKNSEHLMKGSPSSRRKLRYSSCGARKGGNAEKDPLTGELQAEQQEVSMRWHHSPESPLLHRLGKISCSECNSSDELTNPLSEQEDSAYRSSTSEVAPHESPGPNRSYPLQPREESAIAPSMPTYSKHAQRPIEIKTPPFRPRILQEPSQTASRASGRGIPSSHTTVVHRRMEVNGTCPSSSDVSSKSGSDQERREQVSTEPEERSCGWDKPSASVSPGSGVTLTTYFSVDNCMTDTYRLKYHHQRPLVLSMPEPRGAVKDGRDTGHSSRIESQSERAKNKPDPGNSNNKPTAKWHPVTSKGLDEHGYL, from the exons TCAACAAGTGGAGCGAATCTTGGAGAAGACAGACAGACTGCGTTCAGACATGTTTGGTGAACTGCTGCAGGCAGCCAACACCATTGGAGATCTCCGCAACTGCCCT AGTAACTGTGGGCAGAGTATCAAAATCCGCCGTGTGCTGATGAACTGCCCAGAGATCGTCACCATTGGCTTTGTGTGGGATGCTGAACAGTCTGACCTCACTGAAGATGTCATCCGCTCTCTGGGCCCAAACCTCAATCTCTCGGGG CTGTTCTATAAAGTCACTGATGAAAATGCCAAGAAGAGAGATCTCCACCTGGTGGGAATGATCTGTTACTCTAGTCGACATTACCTAGCATTCGCTtttcacagcaagtcttccaaaTGGATCTTTTTTGATGATGCAACCGTGAAAGAG ATTGGCTCCAAGTGGAAAGATGTGGCATCTAAATGTATCCGGGGTCACTTCCAGCCACTCCTCTTGTTCTACGCCAACCCAGATGGTACCGCAGTGTCCAATGAGGATGCCCCCAGACAGACCACCATGTGGTCCCGTTATAGCTCTCCTCTCAATGGGAAGGGGACAG ATACTCAGCTGTCAGGCTCTAAGAAACTGGACAGTGTGAGAGATATGAGTGCTGGTTCCCAACGAACAAATCAGGGATCCCACAAAACAATGCAGTCTTCAGCCAATCGGT TTAAAGTGCTTCCAGAAAGTCCCAGCAGGTTCCGACAGTCTTCCAGAGATTTTTCTCACCGAGGAGgaggacagagaagagagagtgaAAGAAGCTACCGAAGATCAGACTCTCTCCAACACAAAG atatgacATATCCTCTATCATCTTCTTCCCCTGAGAATGGCCCAAGGTTTTATTCTGACCAGAGACAGAGAACTCTTCCCTCACGAGTCTCTCGACCTGAGCATTCTTCAGTACATCCTCGTGTATCACCCCACGAGTCCACCCGCTCAAACCAGGGACTGGCCACTGGCTCTACTCGTCACATTGATTCATCATCCCTCTGCCATCGTGGGTCTACAAGTCTCCCAGAGCGTAACAAGTCCAAGCCGTCATGGAGACCAGTGCGAGAGGTTCTGAATGTAGACAGCGTGCTGAGTGAACTAGAGCGgcgtcagcagcagcagcagcagcagcgtggGAGCCCTCGATGTGTCCGTCGCTTTGGCCATGAGAGAGGACTGatgaaggaaaaacaaaaaggtCTGATGACTATTTATGAAGATGACTCACGTTTGGAGACTGAAAGTCAAAGCTCCCAGGAGTCTCAACGTCAGATGATGGTGACAAGGCCTAAAGATGGAGCAAATGTAGCACAGCGGAGTGATAACTGGATGATTCAGAGGACAGAATCAGGATACGAGAGCAGTGATAGGTTGAGCAGTGGTTCCACCAATCCTGACTCTCCAGGTGTTGAAAACTTCACAGGCAAAGAGCTCAGACTCAGTCAAGATGCACAGCACCTCAG GGATCAAGGTGACTCAAAAACGGAGGCAGTGCGTTCTCCGCTGTACCACA GTAAACATTTGGTTAAAATTCAGGGAAAGAACTCAGAGCATCTCATGAAAGGCAGCCCAAGTTCAAG AAGGAAGCTGAGATACTCATCCTGTGGTGCCAGGAAAGGGGGCAATGCAGAGAAAGACCCATTGACTGGTGAACTTCAAGCAGAGCAACAGGAAGTTTCCATGCGATGGCACCACAGCCCAGAAAGCCCCTTACTGCACCGCCTGGGCAAGATCAGCTGTTCAGAGTGTAACAGTTCTGATGAACTCACAAACCCTCTTTCAGAACAGGAAGACAGTGCTTATCGTTCCAGCACCAGTGAAGTTGCTCCACACGAATCACCGGGGCCTAATCGCAGTTACCCATTGCAGCCAAGGGAAGAATCAGCCATAGCTCCATCGATGCCAACTTACTCCAAACATGCACAGCGACCCATCGAGATAAAGACTCCACCCTTCCGTCCCAGAATTTTACAGGAGCCATCACAGACAGCTTCCAGAGCCTCCGGTCGTGGCATTCCATCATCGCACACCACCGTAGTACACAGACGGATGGAAGTCAACGGCACATGCCCAAGCTCATCAGATGTGAGTTCAAAATCAGGTTCTGACCAGGAGAGAAGGGAGCAGGTGTCCACTGAGCCTGAAGAAAGATCTTGTGGTTGGGATAAGCCATCTGCTTCAGTGTCTCCAGGATCTGGAGTGACGCTTACTACTTATTTCTCTGTGGATAATTGTATGACAGACACCTACAGACTAAAGTATCACCACCAGAGGCCCTTGGTCCTCTCCATGCCTGAGCCGAGAGGAGCTGTCAAGGACGGGAGAGACACAGGACACTCAAGCCGCATAGAGAGCCAATCTGAGCGTGCCAAAAATAAGCCTGATCCTG GCAATAGCAACAATAAGCCCACTGCTAAATGGCACCCTGTCACTTCAAAAGGGCTAGATGAACATGGATATTTGTGA